In Stanieria sp. NIES-3757, the DNA window CTCTTTTTGACTAATAATTCTGTATCGGCTCAAATCTGTTCAACTCAGATTACGGCAGTTTTCATAAATAGACTTTTAGCTTTCTAATTCGTGTTCAGAAAAAATCAAAAGTGCAGTAAGTGAATGTGACAATCAAAAAGGTGGAACAAAGTCTTTTATCCGATCTAATTTCACACGTCATCCTAATAAATAGGGATATTTGGGAGAAAAGCTATGTCGAATCATCATTCAATGGGATTTATCAACCGCATCATCACAACATTTATGCTGGTAGTTGTACTGATTGCTTGTGAAAGAATGCCAGACAATAAAACCTCAAATAATCAACCCAGTAATCAAATTCAAGTTCAGCAATAACAATTTTTTTAACATAATCAGCTTAAGAGCTTCTCGATTAACAAATTTTTTTGCTTTTTAAATTATATTGATTGACTACTGGGATTACTTGATGCCTCAGTATCACCAAAAAAACCTTTAATTAAACAAATTTTTTAACCACCTCCAATTACACCACAACCAATTCTGGCACCAGAATTACCTGTCGGTTGAGTAGCAAAATCATCAGGATTGGCATGAACAACCAAAGAACGCCCCATGACAGAATAGGAACTATCAGCCAAAGTTAACCCAGGATAAACTTGATCGAACTTGGCTATCCCATCTTCAGCAGCATAAATATTCCCCAAATCCCCCCCATGAGCGTTTTCAAAACCGCTAGAGAGTAAATGTCCGTGTGGTACTCCAGCAGGATTAAAATGACCACCAGCATCATCTGCATCATTGCCACAACTTCCATATTCATGAACATGAAATCCATGTTCGCCAGGAGTAAGATTAGCAATCGTTCCAGTAATTCTTAATCCCTCTGCTGTTTCGGTTAATACTACTGTTCCTGTCGTGCTGGGAGATTGGGATGTACCGCTAATGATTGTTTGTATAGCGGAAGTTTGCGCTAATAGTGATTGACTAGAATAATTAACTAGGGTAAATGTGAGTATCGTCGCTGTAGTAGCAGCACTAAGAGACGCATATTTAAGCAATTTTTTGACTCTAATTAAAAATTTGAACATAAAAATAACTACCTTGCAGGTAATAAATAGATTGTTTTCCAATCTAAAAAGTAAGCGAGAATATCTAGAGAATTAGGATGGAAAAGTAATTTCTATGCAAATTGGAGCTTAAAATTCCCTAAAATGCCATTTTTGCGTTGGTCTAACTCACGTTAAAATCGATTGATAAAGATAAGTTTTAAAAAATAACCGATCATGACTGAATCCTCACAATCCAATCAAGTAACTGTTGAAGAGATAACAGAAGTTATTGCCGAATTTGAACAATATCGGGAACGTTTAGTCAATGAAACTTTAGCCACAGCCCAAAAAGCAAAGATGTCTAAAAATAAAGTAATGACGCAACTAGAACCCCAATTAGCAGATATCGATGCCAAATTAGAGTTTCTCCGCCAGCAACAAGCAACTTTAACTACTAATAACTAATCAATCGTTGATGAGTTTGAGTTGATTAGCTAAATTTTGTTTTTTACACCTTTAGTTATCTCTAGCTTGGCTTAATGCGATCGCCTATTTTAAAATACAGAGTAAGCACCGCCTACTAACGGCGGTGTAACTGGAACTTCAATCAGTTTACATTCCAGGTAAATTTAAACCACTGGTTAATTCTTCCATGCGCGATCGCATTGTTTCAGTGGATTTGGTGTAAGCATCTTGCATTGCTACTGTTACTAATTCAGAAAGAGCTTCTGCACCTTTAGCCATGGCATCAGGAGAAATTTCAACGCGACGAGGCTCTTGGTTGCCACTCATAACTACTTTGACTAAACCATCGTCACTTTGTCCCTCGATCTCCATTTGTTCTAATTCTGCTTGGAGTTTTTGCGCTCCTTGCTGAACTTCTTGGGCTTTTCTAAAAGCTTCAGCAAGCTCTTTCATTTTACCTAGGGGACCAAAACCTTTTCCTACCATATTGTGATTATTTATTGTTTAAACTACAAAAATTCGACTGAGCTATCATTATAGTTTTAAAGCGATTATGTCTGTTGAGGACTTGGATTGATTTAAAATTCTCCTATTAATTTAACTTCTGGTTTTAAAGACACTGACCAATGATATTCTACTTGTTCTTGAATGTAACGAATTAACTGAAAGATATCACTGGCGGTTGCCTGACCGCAATTAAGAATAAAATTAGCATGACGATGGGCTATCTGAGCATCTCCGATCTTATATCCCTTTAAGCCTAGTTGTTCGATCAGCCAACCTGCTGCATGGGGTTGAGGATTACGAAATACGCTACCACAGCTAGGTAAATGATAGGGTTGAGTTGTCTTACGTTGTGTCCAATTACGGTTAGACAAGTCCATGATTTCGGCTTTAGTAAAACCTGGTTGCAGTTGCAATGTCGCTCGCAACACCATCCGCCGATCCCCTTGTAAGTTGGAGGTACGGTAAGCGTAATCTAAATCTTCTACGGTCAATTCTTGGATCGTACCATCAGGAGCAAGAACGGTTGTTTTGACTAAAAGATCGGCTAAACATTGATTGTGCGCCCCTGCATTCATCACTACAGCACCGCCGACTGTGCCAGGAATACCTACTGCCCATTCCAATCCTTTTAAGCCTCGTTTGGCTGCTTTCCAAGCTAAATTAGCAATAGGTTCTCCTGCATCTGCTGTTAGTTGTCCTGTTTCTGTATCAAAGTTGTAACTACGGAAGTACCGAGTTGAAATCACTAAACCTTCGATTCCGCGATCGCTTATTAGTAAATTTGAACCTGCACCTAAAAGAGTCAAGGGTACATCTTGAGCCTGATACCATTCAAAACTAGCTTCTAGTTCTGACCAATTTCTTGGTGCAGTATACCACTGAGCATTACCTCCTACTCGATAGGAAGTTTGATTAGCTAGAGGAACTTCAGGTTTGATTAAATCAGTGATAATTGAACTCATGGTTATTGCTAGTTCAGAAACAGGTTTAACTTTGTTCAAGAAACAAACAAGATTTTTATAAGTATTTCTACTTATAATTTTGTAATCTCAGACACTTCTTGACGAAGTCAAGGCAACTTATAAAAGCAGAACCATCTAACCTTTGCTGACTAGGGGGATAAAAAAATGTTCCTTAACTTCAACGATAATGTAACCGATCGCTTTACTTTTGGGTAGTATTTTCTGTTTGGGTATAGAGCATTAAAGTTTGGGGAATGATTTGATTGAGATTACCAGCACCCAAAAACACAACTAAATCACCTGGTTGCAAAATTTGTCGATGAAGGAAATCCCCTAGAGAAGTTAAACAAGAATGATAATAAACTTGAGAGTGATGTTGTGCGATCGCTTCTGCTACTTGTTCACCTTCAATTCCGCTCTGATTATTTTCTCCTGCACTATAAATATCGGTAGCAACTACTAAATCTGCATCACTAAAAGAAGTTGCAAATTCTTGCAGAAATGTATGGGTGCGACTATAGCGATGAGGTTGAAAAACAGCTATTACTCTATGTTTATCTGCATCTTCTTGTATTTTTAAACGAGCAGCAGCTAGAGTTGCTTTGATTTCACTAGGATGGTGAGCATAATCATCGATAAAAGTAATATTATTAGCTTCACCACGATGTTCAAATCTTCGTTTTGTGCCAGAAAAACTAGCTAAAGCTTTGGCAATTACAGGAAATTCTAAACCTAATTTTCTACCAACTGCTACCGCAGCTAAAGCATTACTCAGGTTGTGTTTTCCAAGTAATTGTAATTGTAAATCTCCTAAATATTTTCCCCGTTCCCAAACTTGAGCTTGACACCCTTGATAATAATAGGAAATATCCTTGATTAGATAATCTGCGTCTGTCTTAGGATTGAGACTATAACTAATATCAACTGGCAAATTTTGACGCACTACTTCATCATCAAAACAACCAATTAAAGTTCCACATTGTCGAGCAAAAGTTTGAAAAATTTGAACTACTTCTTCTAAACTCTTATAATGATCGGGATGGTCTAATTCAATATTAGTAATTATGCCAATTGTAGGAGAATGTTTCACCAAAGAACCATCAGATTCATCTGCTTCTGCTACTAAAAACTCACTTTCCCCAATCCGAGCGTTACCTTCCCAAGCATCTACTTCACCCCCAACAATAATAGTAGGGTCTAAACCTGCTCTCAGGAGCATATAACTAATCATACTACTGGTAGTAGTCTTACCATGAGTCCCCGAAACTGCAATACTATAAGAATCTGCAATTAAAGCAGCTAAAAGATCGGAACGGTGAAAAATTGGGCAACCCAATTCTAGGGCAGCTTGATATTCAGGATTATTAGGATTAATAGCAGTAGAACAAACAATTTGAGGTAAATAATTTGCTATACCATTTTGATGAGAATATCTAGCTGAAATAGCAGCATGATTTGAATTTGTTTCTGTAATATTTCCTGCCAATAATACTGAAGAAGTTTGACAAATTACTTCGGGTTGATAATTAAAAAAGTTTAGATTTGCTGCTGCTTGTGAAGTAAAAACATGAACCCCTAAACTTTGAAGTCTTTCAGTAATATGACTAGTTTTAAGATCCGAACCAGATACAGGTAGTTGTCGTTTAGCAACAATATAAGCTAAAGCTGACATTCCAATTCCGCCGACACCAATAAAATGAAATGGTTTGCCACTTAAATCTACTTTGTTCACCCTTAAATCTCCTTCTACACCACTCAAGCGGTGGTTAGCGCGTTGCTCTAAATAATTACGGGCTATGATAACAAGATTTTTTTGGTCTAGGTATAAGCAATTAGTCACAAATTAGTAAAACTCTTTGAATTGTTAACACTCATCAAAAAATAAATAAGTTTCTTTACGCAAAACAAAACTTCAAAGTTATGAGTATTTTTAAGTATAAATTTATAACTTCAGGTAATGTTGATGTTTTCTGTCAGATTGATCGATCAAAATTACAGTATTGAATTATTCAGACTTTACGATATGATGAGTCATATTAAGAATCTTTTAATCTATTCATCTAACAAAATAGAGGGCAAGACGCAGTGATTAGAGTAGCGATTAACGGCTTTGGACGTATTGGACGTAACTTTGTAAGATGTTGGCTAGGAAGAGAAAATAGCCAATTAGAATTGGTAGGGATCAATGATACTTCCGATCCTAGAACCAACGCCCATCTGTTGAGATACGACTCTATGCTGGGTGTTCTTAAAGGTTTTGATATTGAAGCTGATGCTAATTCAATAATTGTTAATGGTAAAACTATTAAATGTGTATCAGATCGTAATCCTCTCAACTTGCCCTGGAAAGATTGGGGAGTAGATTTAATTATTGAGTCTACCGGTGTTTTTGTTGATGAAGCAGGTGCATCTAAACATTTACAAGCAGGGGCGAAAAAAGTCTTAATTACTGCTCCTGGTAAAGGTGGTGGTATCGGTACTTATGTAATGGGTGTCAACCACAAAGATTACGAACACGGTAAAGAAAATATTGTTAGTAATGCTAGCTGTACTACTAACTGTCTTGCACCTGTAGTTAAAGTGCTACACGAGAATTTTGGGATCATCAAAGGTACGATGACTACTACTCACAGTTATACTGGTGACCAACGTATTCTTGATGCTAGCCACCGCGACTTAAGAAGAGCTAGAGCAGCAGCTATTAATATTGTTCCTACTTCTACTGGTGCTGCTAAAGCAGTTGCTTTAGTGCTACCAGAATTAAAAGGCAAACTGAATGGTATTGCTTTGCGTGTACCTACCCCCAACGTTTCTGTAGTTGATTTTGTAGCTCAAGTTGAGAAGAAAACAATTACCGAAGAAGTTAATGAAGCTTTGAAAAGAGCAGCAGAAGGAGAACTAAAAGGATTTTTGGGTTATAATGATTTGCCTTTAGTTTCCTGTGACTATCGTGGTACTGATGAGTCTTCAATTGTTGATGCTAGTTTAACGTTGGTTATGGATGGTGACATGGTTAAAGTTGTTGCCTGGTATGACAATGAATGGGGTTATTCTCAACGAGTTGTTGACTTAGCTGAATTAGTTGCTCAAAAATGGCAAGCTTAATTAATTGAATTACAGTTTAATTAAATACTTAATTCCCTTGATTGTTGGTTGCGATCGGGGAATTTTTATTATGTCTAAAATTATATAGCACTACGGTTTTTGGTTATAAGATCAGATTTTTCTGTAAAAATAATTCATGAATTATCTCTACAGTTAGTGTTTTGTCATAATCTTTATTCGTAATGCTATACAACTATTGATGTCTGTACTTTATTATTTTTTTGCCCTATTTTAAAAGCAATTTGCTTTAATTGAATAAAAGAAATTAATTATGATCGGTGTTGATATATTTAAATAGAGAACCACAAGCTACACGGGTTCGTTTGGCTGCATTGTTCCATAACATTAATGCTACTTCTTCTAATTTGTGATTGTCCGCTTCTAGCATTCTCGACAACACACTAGCGTTAATAAACGACCAAAAAGAACAAGATTCTAGCAGATAGGGTTCTTGAGTTTGGGAATGGATGCGAAAATCATAGAGGGAATAATCGCGACATCCTAAAGCTTGATGGGCATTTTTGACCGCTTCAGTTAGTTTATCCCACAATTGGGGAGATACTTGAGCAGGACAAGCAATATTAACTGGTTGCCTGATTAGCATGCCATCAGATTTAGTACCTAGTTTACTATCTACGGTTCTAATCGGTTTGTCTTCGGTTAATAAATATTCAATTGCGGGTAAGACGTATAATTCTCCTTCTTTTTCGATCACACCAACGCGCAATTCTCTACCTGGAATGTATTCTTCTATTAGCAGGGTATCGTCATATTCAAACCCTATTTGCAAGGCAGTTTCGATTTCAGATTCGTTTTTGACTAGACTTATCCCCATCGAATTATCTTCAGAGTTGGGTTTGACGATAAAAGGTAATTCTATATTTAAGAGATCGCCTTTTTTAAATTGCTGTGCTTTTGCGATCCGAACGCCTACGGACGATACAATATTTCTGGTATGAGATTTATTGGTAGCTAATGCGGTACACTCTGCTCTAGAACCTACTACAGGAATACCTAAGATATCTTCAAATAAGGCTCGATAACTAGTCATTCCAGGAAAACAAAACATATGAGGCACAACTACATCGATTTGAGGTAGTCGAGCGATCGCTTTTGAGAAAGGTATTTTAACGGATAGTTTGTCCAAAGATGCGCCAAGCTGCCATAAACCATCGGGATGCACTACGGCGTAATAACTTCTAACCTTTGCTGGTTGTACTACTTCTCTTGCATAGATCAAAGACAATTTGTAGTAAAACTCGGAGACAGCAGAACCAACTAAATGTAAAACTGATAAAAAAGGAGTTTGTAAATAAGATTCGACTCTAGCTGTCGAAATATTTTTTGTGGTTGTCATATTTAATTGATTAATAATACCAATTTGGCAAATACAGCTTATTTTAAGATTTATGTTTATTTTTGATGTAATACTTTCGATAGAGGTTGTCAACAGTAAACGGCGATCGCTTGCCAGTTATACTATTTCCCATTAGATTTACTATAGATGGGCTGTGGGGCGACTGGGAGAGTTAAAGAACGATTTGTAGTTTTATTTTTCGGGAATTGGTATTACCAGTTTATTAATCGATCCTTCTGCCCCTCTCATCACGATCTGCAACGTTATACTAATTAATTAGACAAACGTAATAAAGAACCGCGATCGCTTTTGTAAACTTCAATTCTGGTTTGAAAGGCTTCTTTGAATTGAGGCATGTGAGTAACTGTTAGGATGCAAGCAAAGTCAGACGCGATCGCATTAATGGCTGCGACTAATCTTTCACAACCTTCACTATCTTGAGTACCAAATCCTTCATCTACTATGAGTAATTGTAGAGATGTTCCTGCTCTTTGAGCAAGTAATTTTGCTAGAGCTAAACGAATTGAAAAGTTAATCCGAAAAGCTTCACCACCAGAATAGGTTTCGTAGGGACGAGTACCTCTAGCGTCTGCGATTAAAATATCTAAAGTATCGATTAGTTTGGTATTTTTTTTGCTACTACTTTTCCCTGCTTTTTGAGTTAAAAATTGAACGTGAAATTGGTTTCCAGTTAATCGAGCTAAAATATGATTGGTTTCTGCTTCTAGCTGAGGTAAAATATTTTCAATCATTAAAGCTTGAATGCCATTTTTACCAAAAGCTTGTCCTAATTCTTGATAAATACGATAATTTTTGTCAATTTCTTTGAGTTGTTGGCAACTAGTTTGATATTGATTTTTAAGTTCACCAATTTGGACTAAAGTTTGTTGTAATCTTCCTGTTTGAATAATTAATTCATCTAATTGTTGACGACGTTGATAAATTTGTTGTTCTAAAGTTTGAATTTCTTGGCGATAGTCATTAATTTGTTCTCTTTGAGTAATATAATTATCGATTTGGGTTTGACTAACAGTTTTATCTTGTAGTCTTAATTCGAGTAGTTGTTGTAATTCTTCCAGACGAATTTGTAGTTGGGGATATTGTTGTTTAGCTTGAGTTAATTCTTGATAGCGTAAATACCAAGTTTGAGCCTGACAAAGTTGACTAAGAAGGTTTTGATGTTGAGTTTGATCGTAACCTAATTGAGCAATTGTTTGTTGAACTTGTTCAATTTGCTGTTGAATTTCTGAAGTGGTATGTAATTGTTCAATCTTTTCTTGTAGCGATTGAATTTGTTCTAATAATTGTGGTTTTTGGTTTTCTATATTAGCTTGTCGTTTTTTAGCATCTTCGATTTTGGCTTGTTTAATCTCTGCCCATCGCCAACGTTCTACTTCTCCTCGGACTAAAGCATGAGTTTGTTCGTCATAATTAAAATTTTTGATTTCAGTATTTAATTGGTTTAAGTCTAATTGGAATTCTTGAGCATAGTTACCAGTTGCTAATAAGTTTTCTATTTCTTCTTGTTCTGCTTTAATATTTTTAAGTTGTTTATGAATTTCTCCTGTCGCTTCTAATTGAGCTTCTAATTGTCCTAGTTGTAATTGAAGCGAGTCATAAGTTGTTAATTCATGGTCTAATTGTTTATACTCTTTTCTTAATAGTTGTAATTCCCTTTCACAAGCAGCTAATTGTTCTCTAATTACCCAAATTTGTTCTTGAATTTCTTTTTGTTGTTTTTGAGTTTTATCAATTACATGATTGCGATGATGTTCATCTAACTCTCTTTCGCATAAAGGACAAACTGCTTCAGGAATTCCTAGTAAATCTAGTTTTTGTTGTAATTCTTGAAACTGTCTTTCATAAACTCTTTGATTCGCTTGTAAAGTTGTTTGAAAATCTCTTCTTTCTTCTCCTTTTTCTCTAACTCTCTTTTGATAAATTTTCTTTTTATCTAATTCATCAATTTGGGCATCAATAGTTAATACTGCCTGGCGCATTTGCGGTACTTTCGCAATTTGTTCGGCTAATTGTTCAGAAGCTTGTTGAATTTGTTCTAATTTAACGGAAAGTTTAGTTTCTATTCGTTCAATTTCAAGTTGTAGATTGTTTTTTTGTTGTAATAAAGGGGTAACATATTGTTGAATTTGGTCTAACTCAATTAATCTTTGACGATGCTGATTTAATTGTTCTAAACCTGCTTCTACTTCAGATGAACGAGCTAAAATCTGTTCAATTTCTTGGGCTTGTTGTTCGATTGCTTCTAAACGAGTTTGT includes these proteins:
- the sodC gene encoding putative superoxide dismutase is translated as MFKFLIRVKKLLKYASLSAATTATILTFTLVNYSSQSLLAQTSAIQTIISGTSQSPSTTGTVVLTETAEGLRITGTIANLTPGEHGFHVHEYGSCGNDADDAGGHFNPAGVPHGHLLSSGFENAHGGDLGNIYAAEDGIAKFDQVYPGLTLADSSYSVMGRSLVVHANPDDFATQPTGNSGARIGCGVIGGG
- a CDS encoding UDP-N-acetylenolpyruvoylglucosamine reductase; this encodes MSSIITDLIKPEVPLANQTSYRVGGNAQWYTAPRNWSELEASFEWYQAQDVPLTLLGAGSNLLISDRGIEGLVISTRYFRSYNFDTETGQLTADAGEPIANLAWKAAKRGLKGLEWAVGIPGTVGGAVVMNAGAHNQCLADLLVKTTVLAPDGTIQELTVEDLDYAYRTSNLQGDRRMVLRATLQLQPGFTKAEIMDLSNRNWTQRKTTQPYHLPSCGSVFRNPQPHAAGWLIEQLGLKGYKIGDAQIAHRHANFILNCGQATASDIFQLIRYIQEQVEYHWSVSLKPEVKLIGEF
- a CDS encoding UDP-N-acetylmuramate--alanine ligase yields the protein MTNCLYLDQKNLVIIARNYLEQRANHRLSGVEGDLRVNKVDLSGKPFHFIGVGGIGMSALAYIVAKRQLPVSGSDLKTSHITERLQSLGVHVFTSQAAANLNFFNYQPEVICQTSSVLLAGNITETNSNHAAISARYSHQNGIANYLPQIVCSTAINPNNPEYQAALELGCPIFHRSDLLAALIADSYSIAVSGTHGKTTTSSMISYMLLRAGLDPTIIVGGEVDAWEGNARIGESEFLVAEADESDGSLVKHSPTIGIITNIELDHPDHYKSLEEVVQIFQTFARQCGTLIGCFDDEVVRQNLPVDISYSLNPKTDADYLIKDISYYYQGCQAQVWERGKYLGDLQLQLLGKHNLSNALAAVAVGRKLGLEFPVIAKALASFSGTKRRFEHRGEANNITFIDDYAHHPSEIKATLAAARLKIQEDADKHRVIAVFQPHRYSRTHTFLQEFATSFSDADLVVATDIYSAGENNQSGIEGEQVAEAIAQHHSQVYYHSCLTSLGDFLHRQILQPGDLVVFLGAGNLNQIIPQTLMLYTQTENTTQK
- a CDS encoding glyceraldehyde-3-phosphate dehydrogenase, type I, giving the protein MIRVAINGFGRIGRNFVRCWLGRENSQLELVGINDTSDPRTNAHLLRYDSMLGVLKGFDIEADANSIIVNGKTIKCVSDRNPLNLPWKDWGVDLIIESTGVFVDEAGASKHLQAGAKKVLITAPGKGGGIGTYVMGVNHKDYEHGKENIVSNASCTTNCLAPVVKVLHENFGIIKGTMTTTHSYTGDQRILDASHRDLRRARAAAINIVPTSTGAAKAVALVLPELKGKLNGIALRVPTPNVSVVDFVAQVEKKTITEEVNEALKRAAEGELKGFLGYNDLPLVSCDYRGTDESSIVDASLTLVMDGDMVKVVAWYDNEWGYSQRVVDLAELVAQKWQA
- a CDS encoding D-alanine--D-alanine ligase; this translates as MTTTKNISTARVESYLQTPFLSVLHLVGSAVSEFYYKLSLIYAREVVQPAKVRSYYAVVHPDGLWQLGASLDKLSVKIPFSKAIARLPQIDVVVPHMFCFPGMTSYRALFEDILGIPVVGSRAECTALATNKSHTRNIVSSVGVRIAKAQQFKKGDLLNIELPFIVKPNSEDNSMGISLVKNESEIETALQIGFEYDDTLLIEEYIPGRELRVGVIEKEGELYVLPAIEYLLTEDKPIRTVDSKLGTKSDGMLIRQPVNIACPAQVSPQLWDKLTEAVKNAHQALGCRDYSLYDFRIHSQTQEPYLLESCSFWSFINASVLSRMLEADNHKLEEVALMLWNNAAKRTRVACGSLFKYINTDHN
- a CDS encoding exonuclease SbcC codes for the protein MIPLQLTLKNFLSYREATLDFRGLHTACICGANGAGKSSLLEAITWVVWGKTRTATEDDVIHAGVNHVRVDFDFICHQQTYRIIRSRSRGKSSALEFQVVTESGRFRSITAKGMKATQEEIITALKLDYDTFINSAYLRQGRADEFMLRRPSDRKQILADLLKLDRYEQLAVQSKDLAKEYKGQAEQLRQSITLLEEQLAQEKFTQQELVELENQINQLQQLQEQNRIRLQDLQVIEHQRQAWEQQITVQQTQYQNLIQDCDRLSKDLTFLQTQLQQLEQLIAQEPEIVQQYNQLLSWQEQEKDFSAKFATYQQSQKQLTQFEQQLNQQNNELNLQISQVQTRLEAIEQQAQEIEQILARSSEVEAGLEQLNQHRQRLIELDQIQQYVTPLLQQKNNLQLEIERIETKLSVKLEQIQQASEQLAEQIAKVPQMRQAVLTIDAQIDELDKKKIYQKRVREKGEERRDFQTTLQANQRVYERQFQELQQKLDLLGIPEAVCPLCERELDEHHRNHVIDKTQKQQKEIQEQIWVIREQLAACERELQLLRKEYKQLDHELTTYDSLQLQLGQLEAQLEATGEIHKQLKNIKAEQEEIENLLATGNYAQEFQLDLNQLNTEIKNFNYDEQTHALVRGEVERWRWAEIKQAKIEDAKKRQANIENQKPQLLEQIQSLQEKIEQLHTTSEIQQQIEQVQQTIAQLGYDQTQHQNLLSQLCQAQTWYLRYQELTQAKQQYPQLQIRLEELQQLLELRLQDKTVSQTQIDNYITQREQINDYRQEIQTLEQQIYQRRQQLDELIIQTGRLQQTLVQIGELKNQYQTSCQQLKEIDKNYRIYQELGQAFGKNGIQALMIENILPQLEAETNHILARLTGNQFHVQFLTQKAGKSSSKKNTKLIDTLDILIADARGTRPYETYSGGEAFRINFSIRLALAKLLAQRAGTSLQLLIVDEGFGTQDSEGCERLVAAINAIASDFACILTVTHMPQFKEAFQTRIEVYKSDRGSLLRLSN